The following coding sequences are from one Plasmodium knowlesi strain H genome assembly, chromosome: 9 window:
- a CDS encoding actin-like protein, putative, with the protein MFQNIQTIILDVNDGEMRAGYSGECSPRYSSNLILGLPIVHNATLKHTIFPLLPEIKRDNVELLYGMKYIYDDNNSSKYDINFDVMEKLLEDISGSKALDDNFQDHPILLTEPNKTDRQYREKFTELMFETHNVYQLFLSRRSVLSCYGCARTSGLVLNVERNCTNLCGIQEGYIFQKHIEEVPIGGDLIDRIYLAYLENVKNIKIYPYFTIEKNQSGEKKSNEIRILKCPLVTKSYYLWGSLHVASHIKENLGNESHLMVDKIKKNENKNESSTSYKLPDGTTIDQNTCESLRLIFPYIFFKKKYNQNSISKLTGITTLHNMDFNAFYDSLKTLKLPVLYKHNYKINANSSVVEKVPDNPADKNSNICNSDQIDAYFEIFDGLQDFIKKGILSFISANMNLDEVLNFLIVTGESTMFHNFVGILKSYLPFIDTIKEKSTQIIYSKGADRKCNCFIGASILSSLGTFPQFCMTKSEYEEYGVKNIVDKKCA; encoded by the coding sequence ATGTTTCAGAACATACAAACCATAATTTTAGATGTGAACGATGGGGAGATGCGAGCAGGGTACTCAGGTGAGTGCTCACCCAGATACAGTTCTAACTTAATTCTAGGGTTACCGATAGTCCACAATGCTACCCTAAAACATACAATTTTCCCTTTATTaccagaaataaaaagagataATGTGGAACTTCTATACGGGAtgaaatacatatatgacGATAATAATAGCAGCAAATACGACATCAATTTTGACGTAATGGAAAAACTCCTGGAAGATATATCAGGGAGTAAAGCACTGGATGATAATTTTCAAGACCATCCTATTTTGTTAACAGAGCCAAACAAAACAGATAGACAATATCGAGAAAAATTTACAGAATTGATGTTCGAAACGCACAATGTATATCAGTTATTCCTCTCCAGAAGAAGTGTTTTGTCCTGCTATGGATGCGCAAGGACATCTGGTCTAGTTCTAAACGTTGAACGAAATTGCACCAACCTGTGTGGAATACAAGAAGGGTATATCTTTCAAAAACACATCGAAGAGGTTCCCATAGGAGGAGACCTAATCGATCGAATTTATCTAGCCTATctagaaaatgtaaaaaatattaaaatatatccCTACTTTACTATTGAGAAAAATCaaagtggtgaaaaaaagagcaatgAAATtagaattttaaaatgtccATTGGTTACAAAATCGTATTATCTTTGGGGATCTCTTCATGTAGCTAGTcatataaaagaaaacttAGGCAATGAAAGTCATCTCATGgttgataaaattaaaaaaaatgaaaacaagaATGAAAGTAGCACCAGTTATAAATTACCCGATGGAACTACTATAGATCAAAATACATGTGAATCGTTAAGACTTATTTtcccatatattttttttaaaaaaaaatacaaccaAAATAGTATAAGTAAATTAACCGGAATAACAACACTACATAATATGGATTTCAACGCATTTTATGATTCCCTAAAAACGTTAAAACTTCCAGTTTTATACAAACATAATTACAAGATTAATGCCAACAGTTCAGTTGTTGAGAAAGTACCAGACAACCCAGCTGATAAAAACTCCAACATATGCAATTCAGACCAAATTGATGCTTACTTTGAAATATTCGATGGTCTACaagattttataaaaaaaggaattttatCTTTTATATCTGCAAATATGAACCTAGATGAAGTTCTAAACTTCCTGATAGTGACTGGAGAATCCACCATGTTTCATAACTTTGTTGGAATTTTAAAATCGTACCTACCTTTTATAGACAcaataaaagagaagagcACACAAATTATCTATAGCAAAGGGGCCGATCGGAAATGCAATTGCTTTATAGGtgcttccattttgtccTCCCTCGGCACGTTCCCACAGTTCTGTATGACAAAAAGTGAGTACGAGGAATATGGCGTGAAAAATATTGTCGATAAGAAGTGTGcgtaa
- a CDS encoding casein kinase II beta chain, putative, which produces MNISDSNKDGNDSKSDKSTSWVKWFSSRALSNFLVEVDNEYITDSFNLYGLKSEIPNFNHLLSIVAGDAPDEDDAKNVFGKDAVCLYSLIHARFITTPKGLSLMKDKYIKGDFGRCPRVSCSQHNVLPIGLFDQIKIAKVHIYCPLCQEIYKIHDEDKVYLDGSFFGTSFPHILLQTYPYYATLKTPSYCTSKIFGFSVYQNFTRTEYKIAKGEFGKVSRENFLKKNPKYLKKLKKEELQIKDT; this is translated from the coding sequence atgaatattAGCGACTCGAATAAAGATGGCAACGATTCCAAGTCAGATAAAAGTACATCGTGGGTAAAATGGTTCAGCAGTAGAGCCCTCAGTAATTTCCTAGTCGAGGTAGATAATGAGTACATTACAGATTCCTTCAATTTATATGGCTTAAAATCTGAGATTCCAAATTTTAATCATTTACTATCCATAGTAGCTGGAGATGCTcctgatgaagatgatgctAAGAACGTATTTGGAAAGGATGCTGTTTGTTTATATTCATTAATCCACGCAAGATTTATTACAACCCCCAAAGGGCTGTCATTAATGAAGGACAAGTATATCAAGGGCGATTTTGGAAGATGCCCAAGAGTTAGTTGCTCTCAACACAATGTACTTCCAATTGGTTTGTTTGATCAAATTAAAATTGCTAAAGTACATATTTATTGTCCACTGTGTCAAGAGATATACAAAATACATGACGAGGACAAAGTATATTTGGATGGTTCGTTCTTTGGGACATCCTTTCCTCATATACTTCTGCAAACCTATCCTTACTATGCTACTTTGAAAACTCCTTCCTACTGCACCTCCAAAATTTTCGGATTTAGTGTCTACCAAAATTTTACCAGAACGGAATATAAAATTGCCAAGGGAGAATTTGGGAAAGTGTCTAGAGAaaatttccttaaaaaaaatccaaagtatttaaagaaattaaagaaagaagaattacAAATTAAGGATACCTAA